Proteins from one Embleya scabrispora genomic window:
- a CDS encoding extracellular solute-binding protein: MKIRSLAAVAVAGIALAACAPGTASKTKSADDQTGTLKVWLYDEANRAPKEKVVGAAVADFKAAHPKVNIEVGYIPTDAGPRAEKMKGAFNDPNSAPDVVEFGNTDLFGYVQAGGLADISGDLANWSEAGDLPKDLKDTTLVDGKVYGLPWWLGLRSLYYRTDVFTELGLKPPTSYAELVDAAKKVRQAKPDMLGIAVGGKYTFGGLPFLWANGGEIATQQGGKYAAAIDSPQSQAGVKAYTDLFAKDICPPQQCADLTGGKTVEAFAAGTAGMAILPNSSRSAVEAGTAKGKYAVVPLPGTAPGSIAPAFSGGNDLGVMKSSQHRSLAVDFMKILGGKKYQLQMFDAMGNLPTLASARGDVVAKDPWLKPFIDTLNAGTKFVPKDAAWAKIDSQSVVPTMFQKVITGKSDVSGATGEAKTVIDNAFAGK; encoded by the coding sequence GTGAAGATCCGGAGTTTGGCCGCCGTCGCAGTGGCCGGCATCGCGCTGGCGGCGTGCGCGCCGGGCACGGCGTCCAAGACGAAGTCGGCCGACGACCAGACCGGCACGCTCAAGGTGTGGCTGTACGACGAGGCCAACCGGGCGCCCAAGGAGAAGGTCGTGGGCGCGGCCGTCGCCGACTTCAAGGCGGCGCACCCCAAGGTGAACATCGAGGTGGGCTACATCCCCACCGACGCGGGCCCGCGCGCGGAGAAGATGAAGGGCGCGTTCAACGACCCGAACAGCGCGCCGGACGTGGTCGAGTTCGGCAACACCGACCTGTTCGGCTACGTCCAGGCCGGCGGCCTCGCGGACATCTCCGGCGACCTGGCCAACTGGTCGGAGGCCGGCGACCTGCCCAAGGACCTCAAGGACACCACGCTGGTCGACGGCAAGGTCTACGGCCTGCCGTGGTGGCTGGGCCTGCGCTCGCTGTACTACCGCACGGACGTGTTCACCGAGCTGGGCCTGAAGCCCCCGACCTCGTACGCCGAGCTGGTCGACGCGGCGAAGAAGGTGCGCCAGGCCAAGCCGGACATGCTCGGCATCGCGGTGGGCGGCAAGTACACCTTCGGCGGCCTGCCCTTCCTGTGGGCCAACGGCGGCGAGATCGCCACCCAGCAGGGCGGCAAGTACGCGGCCGCGATCGACTCGCCGCAGTCGCAGGCGGGCGTCAAGGCCTACACCGACCTGTTCGCCAAGGACATCTGTCCGCCCCAGCAGTGCGCCGACCTGACCGGCGGCAAGACGGTGGAGGCGTTCGCGGCCGGCACCGCCGGCATGGCGATCCTGCCCAACTCCTCGCGCAGCGCCGTGGAGGCGGGCACGGCCAAGGGCAAGTACGCGGTCGTCCCGCTGCCGGGCACCGCGCCGGGCTCGATCGCGCCGGCCTTCTCCGGCGGCAACGACCTCGGCGTGATGAAGTCCTCGCAGCACCGCTCGCTCGCGGTCGACTTCATGAAGATCCTGGGCGGCAAGAAGTACCAGCTCCAGATGTTCGACGCGATGGGCAACCTGCCCACGCTCGCCTCGGCGCGCGGCGACGTGGTGGCCAAGGACCCGTGGCTCAAGCCGTTCATCGACACCCTGAACGCGGGCACCAAGTTCGTGCCCAAGGACGCCGCGTGGGCCAAGATCGACTCGCAGTCCGTGGTGCCGACCATGTTCCAGAAGGTGATCACCGGCAAGTCGGACGTCTCGGGCGCCACCGGCGAGGCCAAGACCGTCATCGACAACGCGTTCGCCGGGAAGTAA
- a CDS encoding carbohydrate ABC transporter permease, translating into MTATTTPARADRPAPASVRPRGGASKTKTGRRRSWTPFWLLLPSAVILIPLFGYPLYQLGLLSFLKFGQPQASAGEVAEFVGFDNYSTLLGDDQFWDVLFQTVVFAAACVVATLAVGAALAVLLTRVGKWSRLLLLFAALGAWAAPAMTGSTVWMFLFDTNLGLVNEVLGMQGHNWFYDKWSAFALVGVVVVWHSFPFVMISLYAGIESIPVSVLEAARLDGASTWTVFRHVMLPMLRPILTIVVIQSIIWDFKVFTQIYVMTGGGGIAGQNLVLNVYAYQKAFASSDYSLGAAIGVLMTLILLAVTIFYIRALRRSGEEL; encoded by the coding sequence GTGACCGCGACCACCACGCCCGCGCGGGCGGACCGGCCGGCCCCGGCCTCGGTCCGCCCGCGCGGCGGCGCGAGCAAGACGAAGACCGGACGGCGCCGCTCCTGGACGCCGTTCTGGCTGCTGCTGCCGTCGGCGGTCATCCTGATCCCGCTGTTCGGCTACCCGCTCTATCAGCTCGGCCTGCTCTCCTTCCTGAAGTTCGGTCAGCCGCAGGCGTCGGCGGGCGAGGTCGCGGAGTTCGTCGGCTTCGACAACTACTCGACCCTGCTGGGCGACGACCAGTTCTGGGACGTGCTGTTCCAGACCGTGGTGTTCGCCGCGGCGTGTGTGGTGGCGACCCTGGCGGTGGGCGCGGCGCTGGCGGTGCTGCTCACCCGGGTCGGCAAGTGGTCCCGGCTGTTGCTGCTGTTCGCCGCGCTCGGTGCCTGGGCGGCACCGGCGATGACCGGCTCGACGGTGTGGATGTTCCTGTTCGACACCAACCTGGGCCTGGTCAACGAGGTCCTGGGGATGCAGGGGCACAACTGGTTCTACGACAAGTGGTCCGCGTTCGCGCTGGTCGGCGTCGTGGTGGTGTGGCACTCGTTCCCGTTCGTGATGATCTCGCTGTACGCGGGCATCGAGTCGATCCCGGTCTCGGTGCTGGAGGCGGCCCGCCTGGACGGAGCGTCCACCTGGACCGTCTTCCGACACGTGATGCTGCCGATGTTGCGGCCGATCCTGACCATCGTGGTGATCCAGTCGATCATCTGGGACTTCAAGGTCTTCACCCAGATCTACGTGATGACCGGCGGTGGCGGCATCGCCGGCCAGAACCTGGTGCTGAACGTGTACGCGTACCAGAAGGCCTTCGCGTCCTCGGACTACAGCCTGGGCGCGGCGATCGGCGTGCTGATGACGCTGATCCTGCTCGCGGTCACCATCTTCTACATCCGCGCGCTGCGTCGCTCCGGGGAGGAGCTGTGA
- a CDS encoding carbohydrate ABC transporter permease yields the protein MSRRIANTTAIVIALLTVFPLYWMVLSAFKPDGEINSVDPRPWTWHPTLSNFRDAFGVSGFGGYFLNSLIVATVVVVLSGLVAFLAAVALTRFNFKFRTTILVMFLVAQMVPVEALTIPLFFLVRDIGSVAPQFGLSTLGSLMLVNLAFSLPFAIWMLRGFVKAIPESLEEAARIDGANRFTILWRILFPLVAPGLAATSVFSFITAWNDFVFAKTFILDTDHQTLPAALMVFFKPDENDWGGIMAASTLMTIPVLIFFVLVQRHLVSGLGGAVKD from the coding sequence GTGTCCCGGCGGATCGCCAACACCACGGCGATCGTGATCGCGCTGCTCACCGTCTTCCCGCTGTACTGGATGGTGCTCTCCGCGTTCAAGCCGGACGGCGAGATCAACTCGGTCGACCCGCGCCCGTGGACGTGGCATCCGACGTTGTCCAACTTCCGGGACGCCTTCGGGGTCAGCGGCTTCGGCGGCTACTTCCTCAACAGCCTGATCGTGGCGACCGTGGTGGTCGTGCTGTCCGGGCTCGTGGCGTTCCTGGCGGCGGTGGCGCTGACCCGGTTCAACTTCAAGTTCCGCACCACGATCCTGGTGATGTTCCTGGTCGCCCAGATGGTGCCGGTCGAGGCGCTGACCATCCCGCTGTTCTTCCTGGTCCGCGACATCGGCTCGGTGGCGCCGCAGTTCGGGCTGAGCACGCTCGGCTCGCTGATGCTGGTGAACCTGGCCTTCTCGCTGCCGTTCGCGATCTGGATGTTGCGGGGCTTCGTCAAGGCGATCCCGGAGTCGCTGGAGGAGGCGGCGCGGATCGACGGGGCGAACCGGTTCACCATCCTGTGGCGGATCCTGTTCCCGCTGGTGGCGCCCGGGCTCGCGGCGACGTCGGTGTTCTCGTTCATCACCGCGTGGAACGACTTCGTGTTCGCGAAGACGTTCATCCTGGACACCGATCACCAGACGTTGCCGGCGGCGCTGATGGTGTTCTTCAAGCCGGACGAGAACGACTGGGGCGGGATCATGGCGGCTTCGACGCTGATGACCATTCCGGTGCTGATCTTCTTCGTGCTGGTGCAGCGGCATCTGGTGTCGGGGTTGGGCGGCGCGGTGAAGGACTGA
- a CDS encoding beta-N-acetylhexosaminidase yields MVPRPARMTPGVGGFVLTPATGLNAPPELAGEAAWLRGALGPATGCLLPPGPGIELRLDPEALPAEGYRLEVTAAGVDLCGGAPAGVFAGLQTLRQLLPADAFRRGRVRDGVWSMPACLIEDAPAFGWRGVMLDVARHFVPKQDVLRFVDLLAAHRLNVLHLHLTDDQGWRIEVPGWPRLTSVGAWRTASMRGARQHERFDEKPHGGFYTGDDLREIVAYAADRHITVVPEIDLPAHVQAAVAAYPSLGAVPVDGVRTRWGGLSDGVLAPTEEALGFCRDVLAEVCAIFPSRYVCVGGDEVPTGPWERMGHPDPGSLGGWFVAELAKMLAAHGRVVFGWDEVLAGGDAVPSDALIGGWRAEHGTIVAARAGFDVVACPDMSVYFDYRQGEAADEPIPVGPLLTLADVYAFRPVPSVLTAEEGARILGGQAQIWTEHMDSVRRIDYMAFPRMCAFAEAVWSGPGDFAEFTERLTSAHLARLDALGVEYRPLDGPHPWQTRPDAPGFPKTRAEREAELLELTENIRGGTVG; encoded by the coding sequence GTGGTTCCCCGGCCGGCGCGCATGACGCCCGGTGTGGGCGGGTTCGTACTGACGCCCGCGACCGGGCTGAATGCTCCGCCGGAACTGGCCGGTGAGGCGGCGTGGTTGCGCGGCGCGCTCGGTCCGGCGACCGGGTGCCTGCTGCCGCCGGGGCCGGGAATCGAGTTGCGGCTGGACCCGGAGGCGTTGCCGGCGGAGGGATACCGGCTGGAGGTCACCGCCGCCGGGGTGGACCTGTGCGGCGGTGCGCCGGCGGGGGTGTTCGCGGGCCTGCAGACGCTGCGGCAGTTGTTGCCGGCGGACGCTTTCCGGCGCGGACGGGTGCGGGACGGCGTGTGGTCGATGCCGGCGTGCCTGATCGAGGACGCGCCGGCGTTCGGGTGGCGCGGGGTGATGCTGGACGTGGCCCGGCACTTCGTGCCCAAGCAGGACGTGCTGCGCTTCGTCGATCTGCTGGCCGCGCATCGGCTGAACGTGCTGCACCTGCATCTGACCGACGACCAGGGCTGGCGGATCGAGGTGCCGGGGTGGCCCCGGTTGACCTCGGTGGGCGCGTGGCGTACCGCGAGCATGCGCGGGGCCCGGCAGCACGAGCGCTTCGACGAGAAGCCGCACGGCGGCTTCTACACGGGCGACGATCTGCGCGAGATCGTCGCGTACGCGGCGGATCGGCACATCACCGTGGTGCCCGAGATCGACCTGCCGGCGCATGTCCAGGCGGCGGTGGCGGCGTATCCGTCGCTGGGCGCGGTGCCGGTGGACGGGGTGCGCACCCGGTGGGGCGGGCTGTCCGACGGGGTGCTGGCGCCGACCGAGGAGGCGCTGGGCTTTTGTCGCGACGTGTTGGCCGAGGTGTGCGCGATCTTCCCCTCGCGGTACGTGTGCGTCGGCGGCGACGAGGTGCCGACTGGGCCGTGGGAGCGGATGGGGCACCCCGACCCCGGCTCGTTGGGCGGCTGGTTCGTGGCCGAGTTGGCGAAGATGTTGGCCGCGCACGGGCGGGTGGTGTTCGGCTGGGACGAGGTGCTGGCGGGCGGCGACGCGGTGCCGTCGGACGCGTTGATCGGGGGGTGGCGCGCCGAGCACGGGACGATCGTGGCGGCGCGGGCCGGGTTCGACGTGGTGGCGTGCCCCGACATGTCGGTGTACTTCGACTACCGCCAGGGCGAGGCGGCGGACGAGCCGATTCCGGTGGGGCCGTTGTTGACGTTGGCGGACGTGTACGCGTTCCGGCCGGTGCCGTCGGTGCTCACCGCCGAGGAGGGCGCGCGAATTCTGGGCGGACAGGCGCAGATCTGGACCGAGCACATGGATTCGGTGCGGCGGATCGACTACATGGCCTTCCCGAGGATGTGCGCGTTCGCCGAGGCGGTGTGGTCGGGGCCGGGCGACTTCGCGGAGTTCACCGAGCGGTTGACGTCGGCGCACCTGGCGCGGCTGGACGCGTTGGGCGTGGAGTACCGCCCGCTCGACGGGCCGCACCCGTGGCAGACCCGACCGGACGCGCCGGGGTTCCCGAAGACGCGGGCGGAGCGGGAGGCGGAGTTGCTGGAGCTGACGGAGAACATCAGGGGTGGGACGGTGGGGTGA
- a CDS encoding nuclear transport factor 2 family protein, giving the protein MPSGYHTIPNLIGLYAERIDAGDFAGVGELFAHAVITSEGGDLEVRGAAGAREMYEAWTRRFPDNGTPHTRHVTTNLVLDVDDDAGTGTCRSYVTVFQALPDLPLQPIFTGRYHDTFARLDGTWHFTRRHMITDYVGDLSRHLNRPL; this is encoded by the coding sequence ATGCCATCCGGATACCACACGATCCCGAACCTGATCGGGCTGTACGCCGAGCGCATCGACGCGGGCGATTTCGCGGGCGTGGGCGAGTTGTTCGCGCACGCCGTGATCACCTCCGAGGGCGGGGACCTGGAGGTGCGGGGCGCGGCCGGGGCGCGGGAGATGTACGAGGCGTGGACGCGCCGGTTTCCCGACAACGGCACACCCCACACGCGGCACGTGACCACGAACCTGGTCCTGGACGTCGACGACGACGCGGGGACGGGCACCTGCCGCAGCTACGTCACGGTGTTCCAGGCGCTGCCCGACCTCCCCCTCCAGCCCATCTTCACCGGCCGCTACCACGACACCTTCGCCCGCCTCGACGGAACGTGGCACTTCACCCGCCGCCACATGATCACGGACTACGTGGGCGACCTGAGCCGACACCTGAACCGTCCGTTGTAG
- a CDS encoding NUDIX hydrolase: protein MSVDGIDEPVSRELIDYCAGLPGVVVGASMVLRDRRGRLVVVDPGYKPGLDLPGGMAEAGESPHETAGREVREELGLDLAVGRLLAVCTTSAATFGRVVLDFVFAGPTLTDEQVAVLAPADAELDAVYVLTPDEALPRFPGRTRRRVSVALEAEASGACLYVVDGREYRPPKERVWHEDEPIPAGTRVGRAAGWLFDPDGRVLLVGDPDGGYALPGGGAEPEDEDALATLAREVAEEANAVLGKITHVGYLSDPDGGDVRSRSAALIAALGPLAPDPATGWSWSRVLVTPRRAAALLGGGYDTRLPQALAAQRIAHERLGVPILDDDSRVDVPPEGVTFA, encoded by the coding sequence ATGAGCGTGGATGGCATCGACGAGCCGGTATCCCGGGAGTTGATCGACTACTGCGCCGGCCTGCCCGGCGTGGTCGTGGGCGCCTCGATGGTGCTGCGCGATCGGCGCGGTCGGCTCGTGGTGGTCGACCCCGGGTACAAGCCCGGCTTGGACCTACCTGGCGGGATGGCCGAGGCCGGGGAGTCCCCGCACGAGACGGCCGGGCGCGAGGTGCGGGAGGAGTTGGGCCTCGACCTCGCCGTCGGGCGGTTGCTCGCCGTGTGCACCACGTCCGCCGCGACGTTCGGGCGGGTCGTGCTCGACTTCGTCTTCGCCGGGCCGACCCTCACCGACGAGCAGGTCGCGGTACTGGCCCCGGCCGACGCCGAGTTGGACGCGGTGTACGTGCTCACGCCCGACGAGGCGCTGCCGCGTTTTCCGGGACGCACCCGGCGGCGGGTCTCGGTCGCGTTGGAGGCGGAGGCGTCGGGGGCCTGCCTGTACGTGGTCGACGGGCGCGAGTATCGGCCGCCGAAGGAGCGGGTCTGGCACGAGGACGAGCCGATCCCGGCCGGTACGCGCGTGGGCCGGGCGGCGGGGTGGCTGTTCGATCCGGACGGTCGGGTGCTGCTGGTGGGCGACCCCGACGGCGGCTACGCGCTGCCCGGTGGCGGCGCAGAGCCGGAGGACGAGGACGCGCTCGCGACCCTGGCCCGGGAGGTGGCCGAGGAGGCCAACGCGGTGCTGGGCAAGATCACCCACGTGGGCTACCTGTCCGACCCGGACGGCGGCGACGTGCGCTCCCGCAGCGCCGCCCTGATCGCCGCCCTCGGCCCGCTCGCCCCCGACCCCGCCACCGGCTGGTCGTGGAGCCGGGTCCTGGTCACCCCGCGCCGCGCCGCCGCCCTGCTCGGCGGCGGCTACGACACCCGGCTGCCGCAGGCCCTCGCCGCCCAGCGCATCGCCCACGAGCGCCTCGGCGTCCCGATCCTGGACGACGACAGCCGCGTCGACGTCCCCCCGGAGGGCGTCACCTTCGCCTGA
- a CDS encoding HNH endonuclease translates to MTIGDAAHGPDPEAKSTSKSFPWIREELILACELYFDHGCKRVDHNDPGVAALSTLLRSANYHTVDLSDHSFRSHFSVSRKTSDLHTAHPDYPAEKKRSNGGEPTARVVREFLADEAGMRAEAKRIRSSLTTTLHAAPLPANRTLLQIQNMRVHRAAGMPASLHKPIALLWALGRLARGEVPQVRWKQFRDEVGPLLEVFGHESSKVTLENPVWYLRTDKIWEVNGLTTPDDRAPSVSRLDAVNPMVGFTTEAAADLRRPDIRAAAVGYLLRRYFSHADQDALLARTRIAPDDATNVADTEVRIPGPRSTEGGVPPGRTSSTTTRFKRDPAFVRYLKGLYDDKCQICNSPMRSINGGSRSEGAHVRALKEGGPDSMDNLLVLCATHHVEFDGLAIHITDRGDVITTDTGEVEGHLTFMPGHSVNLDHLRYHRALCGRDEHPDVQRRPGQGQ, encoded by the coding sequence ATGACGATCGGTGATGCTGCCCATGGTCCGGACCCCGAGGCGAAGTCCACCAGCAAGTCGTTCCCTTGGATCCGCGAAGAGTTGATTCTTGCCTGTGAACTGTACTTCGATCATGGGTGCAAGCGGGTCGATCACAACGACCCCGGGGTGGCGGCGCTTTCGACTCTCCTCCGGTCTGCGAACTACCACACCGTGGACCTGTCCGACCACAGCTTCCGGAGCCACTTCAGCGTGTCCCGCAAGACTTCGGACCTGCACACCGCACATCCCGACTACCCCGCCGAGAAGAAGAGAAGCAACGGGGGTGAGCCCACGGCTCGCGTCGTCCGTGAGTTTCTCGCCGACGAAGCAGGCATGCGTGCGGAGGCAAAGCGGATCCGTTCGTCGCTGACAACCACCTTGCACGCCGCTCCTCTTCCAGCCAACCGCACGCTTCTGCAGATACAGAACATGCGCGTTCACCGCGCTGCGGGCATGCCCGCGAGCCTTCACAAGCCGATCGCCCTTCTGTGGGCACTCGGCCGCCTCGCACGCGGCGAGGTCCCCCAAGTGCGGTGGAAACAGTTCCGAGACGAAGTTGGGCCCCTGCTCGAGGTGTTCGGGCACGAGAGCTCCAAAGTCACGCTGGAGAACCCGGTCTGGTACCTGCGCACCGACAAGATCTGGGAGGTCAACGGCCTCACAACTCCGGACGATCGGGCGCCCAGCGTCTCCAGGCTCGACGCTGTCAATCCGATGGTCGGATTCACGACCGAAGCCGCGGCAGACTTGAGGAGGCCCGACATCCGAGCCGCCGCGGTCGGGTATCTGCTGCGCAGGTACTTCTCCCATGCCGACCAAGACGCGCTGCTCGCGCGAACACGCATCGCCCCCGATGACGCAACGAACGTGGCAGACACCGAGGTTCGTATCCCTGGGCCCAGATCGACGGAGGGGGGCGTACCGCCCGGTCGAACAAGCTCGACGACGACCCGGTTCAAGCGCGACCCGGCATTCGTCCGCTACCTCAAGGGTCTCTACGACGACAAGTGTCAGATCTGCAACTCACCCATGCGCAGCATCAATGGCGGGAGCAGGAGCGAAGGAGCGCACGTGCGCGCTCTGAAAGAGGGGGGTCCCGACTCGATGGACAACCTCCTCGTATTGTGCGCCACCCACCACGTCGAGTTCGATGGTCTCGCCATCCACATCACTGATAGGGGTGACGTCATCACTACCGACACGGGGGAAGTCGAAGGTCACCTGACGTTCATGCCAGGTCACAGCGTGAACCTTGACCACCTTCGCTACCACCGAGCCCTCTGCGGCCGAGACGAACACCCCGATGTCCAGCGACGCCCCGGACAAGGGCAGTAG